A window from Amblyomma americanum isolate KBUSLIRL-KWMA chromosome 7, ASM5285725v1, whole genome shotgun sequence encodes these proteins:
- the LOC144097645 gene encoding organic anion transporter 3-like — translation MGDASHCNPSRLYTAGSSFPSTGVPDDEAAGADELEPSDLYGTGCFQLMILLCCQLATFALLTQHLSLLLMSVEVKHWCKQPTDSNATLSDWKALSIPVDKDTGEYSSCTRYEPPLDEFSANRTVAPCQDWGYDPPLRNMLTEWNMVCQRRWLQPFVLSLHMSGAMVAAPMAGHVSDRVGRRPVICASVLILVVSGMAASFASTLSLFLAFRLMMAASATSVQLATFVLLFEAVPPRHRGLYCTVYQFGLVSAAIFLRALSWFSLGRFELSMIVMVPTSLLICCFYMAEESPRWLLATWNMSQAGQVILRVAKINGLALSDTQQRWTRALALAHANRDKVSYLMRTPFLDLAFSPSLRKRMTPLLWCWFALTFSYYSFAYNVLFDAVTDFVYFLAVTLLLPCFYASYLSTKVFGRRSTLSSILVIQGSLAGAIGAMSRMDQKGPASSSLDAALLVLATCTLDASVVVLFTYTAELFPTVVRSVGLGTASMAGRAGGIFAPFVRDLSRGVHPSLPLLLVSASTLLTAVAVRYLPETKCSKAEKTTEGVMRDAVRPPTRSKDVTPRVQSEMWRRAE, via the coding sequence ATGGGCGACGCGTCGCACTGCAATCCGAGCCGCTTGTACACGGCGGGCTCCAGCTTCCCCAGCACGGGAGTGCCGGACGATGAGGCCGCAGGCGCCGACGAGCTGGAGCCCTCAGACCTCTACGGCACCGGCTGCTTCCAGCTGATGATTCTGCTCTGTTGCCAGCTGGCAACCTTCGCTCTGCTCACGCAGCATCTCTCGCTGCTCCTCATGTCCGTCGAGGTGAAGCACTGGTGCAAGCAGCCGACCGACAGCAACGCCACCCTCTCCGACTGGAAGGCCCTGTCCATCCCCGTGGACAAGGACACCGGAGAGTACAGCAGCTGCACGCGCTACGAACCGCCGCTGGACGAGTTCTCGGCCAACCGGACCGTGGCTCCCTGCCAGGACTGGGGATACGACCCGCCGCTGCGCAACATGCTCACCGAGTGGAACATGGTGTGCCAGCGCCGCTGGCTCCAGCCCTTCGTGCTCTCACTGCACATGAGCGGCGCCATGGTGGCCGCGCCCATGGCGGGACACGTGTCAGACCGCGTGGGCCGTCGTCCCGTCATCTGCGCCTCGGTCTTGATACTCGTCGTGTCCGGCATGGCTGCCTCGTTCGCGTCCACCTTGTCGCTGTTCCTCGCCTTCAGGCTGATGATGGCCGCGTCTGCGACCAGCGTCCAGCTGGCGACGTTCGTGCTCCTGTTCGAAGCGGTGCCCCCACGGCACCGCGGCCTGTACTGCACCGTCTACCAGTTCGGCTTGGTCAGCGCCGCTATCTTCCTGCGCGCCCTCTCCTGGTTCTCCCTGGGCCGCTTCGAGCTGAGCATGATAGTCATGGTCCCGACCTCGCTCCTGATATGCTGCTTCTACATGGCCGAAGAGTCACCGCGCTGGCTGCTGGCCACTTGGAACATGTCCCAGGCTGGACAGGTCATCCTCCGAGTGGCCAAGATCAACGGGCTAGCTCTGAGTGACACCCAGCAGCGCTGGACCCGCGCGCTCGCCTTGGCCCATGCGAACCGCGACAAGGTCTCCTACTTGATGCGGACCCCTTTCCTGGACCTTGCGTTCAGTCCCTCTCTGCGGAAGCGCATGACCCCTCTTCTATGGTGCTGGTTCGCCCTAACGTTCTCCTACTACAGCTTCGCCTACAACGTGCTCTTCGACGCCGTCACCGACTTCGTATACTTCCTCGCGGTGACGCTCCTCCTGCCTTGCTTCTACGCGTCGTACCTGTCCACGAAGGTCTTCGGCCGCCGGTCCACCCTCAGCAGCATCCTGGTCATCCAGGGCAGCTTGGCCGGAGCCATCGGGGCCATGTCTCGGATGGACCAGAAGGGTCCGGCGTCCTCGTCTCTCGACGCCGCCTTGCTGGTGCTGGCCACGTGCACCCTGGACGCCTCGGTCGTTGTGCTCTTCACCTACACCGCGGAGCTCTTCCCGACTGTGGTCCGCAGCGTGGGTCTCGGCACAGCCTCGATGGCCGGCCGCGCGGGAGGCATATTCGCCCCTTTCGTGCGAGACCTGTCGCGTGGGGTGCACCCATCCCTGCCCCTCCTGCTCGTGTCCGCCTCCACGCTGCTGACCGCCGTGGCCGTGCGCTACTTGCCCGAGACCAAGTGCTCCAAGGCGGAGAAAACCACCGAAGGCGTGATGCGCGACGCGGTGCGCCCGCCCACGCGGAGCAAAGACGTCACCCCGAGGGTGCAGAGTGAGATGTGGCGCCGAGCAGAGTAG